The nucleotide window CGCGGGTTGACAACACAGTTTGCGACACGGGCATACAAGGCATTGGCGGAAATCGGCTTGCAGAGAAATTCCGTCACGCCGGCATCGCGTGCTTCCATCACTTTTCTTTTTTCCGAATGCCCTGTCAACATGATTATCGGAACCGTCGGATTGGCAGATGATTCAGGGTGACGCATCATGCGTGTCAGTTCTATGCCGGAGAAGATGGGCATGAACCAGTCGGTGATCACGATATCAGGCGAATTGATCTGAAACAGCTCAAGACCGGCTGCGCCATCCTCTGCCTCGGTCACTTCTCTAGCTCCGAAACCGTTGATGAGTGTGCGCACGACACGTCGCATATGGGCGTTGTCTTCCACAATCAGAAAACGCAATTGTGAGAGGTCAACCTTGATCATCTTGTTAGGCCCTGTCTGTCGTTTCGCTGATTTTTCGCGCGCTTGTTCAAAGCCGGGGAAAATCAAATTTACTATAACGATAGACAGTTAATGAAGGATTTCCTTCAAAAAGCTGCTGTTTTGAGGCTGATTGAGTAATAAACAGGACTTTGTAACGATGCCGCCATGGGACTGCTATGTTGCGGCCGGGTGCGAGAGGCGAGCGCGGAGAGAGGCTTTATTCAGTGCCAATTATTGGTTGCGGAGTCTGGTCATGGCAGGTTTTGGGTTAGTAGCGGAACTGTTCGGTGAGGATGCGCTCGGCCCAGCCATGTTCCGGGTCGAACATGATCTTGCAGGATTTCTCGCGGCTCTCAGAGATCTCAACTTCCAGCACCGAGCGGATTTCAGCATGGTCGGCCACCGCACTCAGCGGGCGCTTCTTGGGCTCCTTGACGATCAGCTTGACTTTTGCGGTGTTGGGCAAAAGGGCACCGCGCCAGTGGCGAGGACGGAACGGGCTGATGGGGGTAAGAGCCAGAAGAGGCGAATCGATGGGCAGGATGGGCCCGTGCACGGACAGGTTATAGGCGGTGCTGCCAACCGGGGTTGCCACCAGAGCGCCGTCGCAAATCAGCTCTTCCATGCGGACCTTGCCGTCGATGCGGATTTCCATCTTGGCTGCCTGAGCGGTTTGCCGGAAGACGGAAATCTCGTTGATGGCCATGCCTTCATGCACCGAACCATCCGCAGTCAGGGCGCGCATGATGAGTGGCCGGATCTCGGAAATCTCGGAATTGTCGAGCCGATCGAGCAGGCTGTCTTCGGAGTATTCGTTCATCAGAAAGCCGATCGAGCCGCAATTCATGCCGTAGA belongs to uncultured Cohaesibacter sp. and includes:
- a CDS encoding response regulator, with product MIKVDLSQLRFLIVEDNAHMRRVVRTLINGFGAREVTEAEDGAAGLELFQINSPDIVITDWFMPIFSGIELTRMMRHPESSANPTVPIIMLTGHSEKRKVMEARDAGVTEFLCKPISANALYARVANCVVNPRFFVKAGGFFGPDRRRFSNLSYKGAERRSSEASSAQIMAG
- a CDS encoding NAD kinase; the protein is MSRPFQKIAFISSGTEESLEAKERLTHIYGSVPSEQADVIVALGGDGLMLQTLHGNMNSQIPIYGMNCGSIGFLMNEYSEDSLLDRLDNSEISEIRPLIMRALTADGSVHEGMAINEISVFRQTAQAAKMEIRIDGKVRMEELICDGALVATPVGSTAYNLSVHGPILPIDSPLLALTPISPFRPRHWRGALLPNTAKVKLIVKEPKKRPLSAVADHAEIRSVLEVEISESREKSCKIMFDPEHGWAERILTEQFRY